Proteins encoded in a region of the Equus asinus isolate D_3611 breed Donkey chromosome X, EquAss-T2T_v2, whole genome shotgun sequence genome:
- the GLOD5 gene encoding glyoxalase domain-containing protein 5, whose product MLCRLISRLPARMWGRTSEKQSWRDTSQTPSPCLIHRLDHIVMTVKSIKDTTMFYSKILGMEVMTFKGDRKALCFGDQKFNLHEVGKEFEPKAAHPVPGSLDICLITEAPLEEVVRHLQACDVPIEEGPVPRTGAKGPIMSIYFRDPDRNLIEVSNYISP is encoded by the exons ATGCTGTGCCGTCTGATATCCAGGCTGCCAGCCAGGATGTGGGGCAGGACTTCAGAGAAGCAG tcatgGAGGGACACCAGTCAGACCCCTTCCCCATGTCTTATCCATAGACTTGACCACATCGTGATGACAGTAAAGAGCATCAAAGATACCACCATGTTTTATTCcaagatcctgggcatggaggtCATGACTTTCAAG GGAGACCGGAAAGCACTGTGTTTTGGAGACCAGAAGTTTAACCTCCACGAGGTGGGAAAGGAATTTGAACCCAAAGCTGCTCACCCAGTTCCTGGTTCCCTAGACATATGTCTGATCACAGAGGCACCCTTGGAGGAAGTAGTCCGGCACCTCCAG GCTTGTGATGTCCCCATTGAGGAGGGTCCAGTCCCCAGAACGGGGGCAAAAGGGCCTATTATGTCCATCTACTTCCGAGACCCTGACAGAAACCTGATTGAAGTGTCCAACTATATCTCTCCCTGA